Proteins encoded within one genomic window of Streptobacillus ratti:
- a CDS encoding ATP-binding cassette domain-containing protein: MYKKKFITYVLKFKLQNILLLFWIMVWASMTVASSVILTYVLDAIISKNIKTFLIFSIVDILCWLGVSYAQAIKDIIKENLIQKELNSIRQDILEPLTKYDYAEFKKNTKSEYISWLVNDMNLLRDNGFIQFYGAIESIITVILNAFAIIYFHWLILLVSIIMTVFVYYSPRMFQKKVENATKDVSEHSNRVLKKTDDYINGFEVFYHNNQTEYFKNRILSSFEKMIEPKVRLVKYSTIANSSSMLASIIAQVIIFIVTGYLIIKGEITTGVIFSVANLTSTLFNYTRGAAYNIVTFIASFKLLEKYPFTYLKEQKTKISKFNDKLIINDVKVAFNDNIIKYPNIEIKKGMKIVITGASGTGKSTLLKILTGEILNYDGEILVDGINYRNIDFKCLQNIVGIVTQKPYILSETLRDNLLIGRNIDDNIFQKSIKLSNVDEFVLDKLDSVYEDNLSGGQKQRMSIARELMGEKEILILDEINANIDKKCAIEIEKNILSQKDLTVIIVSHHLYDESKHYFDEIIELGK; this comes from the coding sequence ATGTATAAAAAGAAATTTATTACATATGTTTTGAAATTTAAATTACAAAATATTTTGCTATTATTTTGGATAATGGTATGGGCATCAATGACAGTTGCCTCATCTGTAATATTAACATATGTATTAGATGCAATAATATCAAAAAATATAAAAACATTTTTAATATTTTCTATAGTAGATATACTATGTTGGTTAGGTGTTAGTTATGCTCAAGCAATTAAGGATATTATAAAAGAAAATTTAATACAAAAAGAACTAAATTCTATAAGACAAGATATATTAGAACCATTAACAAAATATGATTATGCAGAATTTAAAAAAAATACAAAATCTGAATATATTTCATGGTTAGTAAATGACATGAATTTATTAAGAGATAATGGATTTATTCAGTTTTATGGAGCTATAGAAAGTATAATTACAGTTATTTTAAATGCTTTTGCAATAATATATTTCCACTGGTTAATACTATTAGTTTCTATAATAATGACAGTATTTGTATATTATAGTCCCAGAATGTTTCAAAAAAAGGTTGAAAATGCAACAAAAGATGTATCAGAACATTCAAATAGAGTTCTTAAGAAAACAGATGATTATATCAATGGATTTGAAGTTTTTTATCATAATAATCAAACAGAATATTTTAAAAATAGGATTTTATCAAGTTTTGAAAAAATGATAGAACCTAAAGTGAGATTAGTTAAATATTCTACTATTGCAAATTCATCTTCAATGCTTGCAAGTATTATAGCTCAAGTTATTATATTTATAGTAACAGGATATTTAATAATTAAAGGAGAAATAACTACAGGGGTAATATTTTCAGTAGCAAATTTGACTAGTACTTTATTTAATTATACAAGAGGTGCTGCATACAATATAGTTACATTTATAGCAAGCTTTAAATTATTAGAAAAATATCCTTTTACATATTTAAAAGAACAAAAAACTAAAATATCAAAATTTAATGATAAGTTAATTATTAACGATGTAAAAGTTGCATTTAATGATAATATAATAAAGTATCCTAATATAGAAATTAAAAAAGGTATGAAAATTGTAATAACAGGAGCTTCAGGTACGGGGAAATCAACTTTATTGAAAATATTAACAGGGGAAATATTAAATTATGATGGAGAAATTTTAGTAGATGGTATAAATTATAGAAATATAGATTTTAAATGTTTACAAAATATAGTAGGAATAGTAACACAAAAACCATATATTTTATCTGAAACATTAAGAGATAATTTATTGATAGGTCGTAATATAGATGATAATATATTTCAAAAATCTATAAAATTATCTAATGTTGATGAATTTGTTTTAGATAAATTAGATAGTGTTTATGAAGACAATTTATCTGGTGGTCAAAAACAAAGAATGTCAATAGCAAGGGAATTAATGGGAGAAAAAGAAATATTAATTTTAGATGAAATTAATGCTAACATTGATAAAAAATGTGCAATAGAAATTGAAAAAAATATTTTATCTCAAAAAGATTTAACAGTAATAATTGTATCTCACCATTTATATGATGAAAGTAAACATTATTTTGATGAAATAATTGAATTAGGTAAATAA
- a CDS encoding RluA family pseudouridine synthase, with translation MLVEDNGENLERIDTYLSKKLDETRSRIQELIKSENILVNGKKTKASYKVSIGDDIFINIPELKDVDIVPQNIDIDIVYEDKYLAIINKYAGMVVHPSKGHEENTLVNAIMYKIKDLSGINGDLRPGIVHRLDKNTSGLIIIAKDDKTHFKLSEMFKNKEIKKIYYAIVKGKVNKKSCKIETMIGRNPNDRKKMAVVGTGKHAVTNFEVIDSNENFSLLRINLETGRTHQIRVHLSHFFFPILGDDVYGRKDEYNRQMLHAYSLSFIHPITSEKIEVIGKLHNDFIKALSNTGLRFE, from the coding sequence ATGTTAGTTGAGGATAATGGAGAAAATTTAGAAAGAATAGATACATATTTATCTAAAAAATTAGATGAGACTAGAAGTAGGATACAAGAACTTATTAAATCTGAAAATATTTTAGTTAATGGAAAAAAAACTAAGGCTTCATACAAGGTAAGTATTGGAGATGATATTTTTATTAATATACCTGAATTAAAAGATGTTGATATTGTCCCTCAGAATATAGATATAGATATAGTTTATGAAGATAAGTATTTAGCTATAATAAATAAATATGCTGGTATGGTAGTTCATCCATCTAAGGGACATGAAGAAAATACATTAGTTAATGCTATTATGTATAAAATTAAGGATTTATCAGGTATTAATGGAGATTTAAGACCTGGCATAGTTCATAGACTTGATAAAAATACATCAGGGTTAATTATAATAGCAAAAGATGACAAGACTCATTTTAAATTATCTGAAATGTTTAAGAATAAGGAAATAAAGAAAATATACTATGCTATAGTAAAAGGTAAAGTAAATAAAAAAAGTTGTAAAATAGAAACTATGATAGGAAGAAATCCTAATGATAGAAAGAAAATGGCAGTAGTTGGAACAGGCAAACATGCAGTTACTAATTTTGAAGTCATAGATAGTAATGAAAATTTTTCTTTACTTAGAATAAATCTTGAAACAGGAAGAACACATCAAATTAGAGTACATCTTTCACATTTTTTCTTTCCAATATTAGGAGATGATGTATATGGAAGAAAAGATGAGTATAATAGGCAAATGTTACATGCTTATTCACTAAGTTTTATACACCCTATAACATCAGAAAAGATAGAAGTTATAGGTAAGTTACATAATGACTTTATAAAGGCATTATCAAATACAGGACTTAGGTTTGAGTAA
- a CDS encoding HD domain-containing protein → MIRKVYEYFFQKIDVEEMEKILEILSEDEKRIFLLQGKYDKLHSINVFKGVKDINLPEIYLKLALLHDNGKDRASFLLRVLHKIGIKTRLRKHTEIGSKRVERYNKELAKLILIHHDKNVDENMKKFQGVDDVS, encoded by the coding sequence ATGATAAGAAAAGTTTATGAATATTTTTTTCAGAAAATAGATGTTGAAGAAATGGAAAAAATATTAGAAATATTAAGTGAAGATGAAAAAAGAATTTTTCTTTTACAAGGTAAATATGATAAATTACATAGCATTAATGTTTTTAAAGGAGTTAAGGATATTAATTTACCAGAAATATATTTAAAACTTGCACTTTTACATGATAACGGAAAAGATAGAGCTTCTTTTTTGTTAAGAGTATTACATAAGATAGGTATAAAAACTAGACTTAGAAAACATACAGAAATTGGTAGTAAAAGGGTTGAAAGATATAATAAGGAACTAGCAAAATTAATATTAATTCATCATGATAAAAATGTTGATGAAAATATGAAAAAATTTCAAGGAGTAGATGATGTTAGTTGA
- a CDS encoding HAD family hydrolase: MKKKLVIFDLDGTLLNSIYAIANATNKALKHFGLKTYEPVKYNYFVGNGLRKLVEVIIEKEGYNKSVDEIMEVLLEIYDKEYDYNLKPYDGIDKLLNHLTVSGIKFAVVTNKDEDLAIKSCKIDELKSYNFYKIIGVNPEKIHERKPSNINVLRLRDELGLKNEDILFVGDMLVDKETAKNSDVDFIYCNWGFGKVKGEKGIDEKLCVSTVDEIIEKYL; this comes from the coding sequence ATGAAAAAAAAGTTAGTAATATTTGATTTAGATGGAACATTACTTAATTCAATATATGCTATAGCTAATGCAACTAATAAGGCATTAAAACATTTTGGATTAAAGACATATGAACCTGTGAAATATAACTATTTTGTGGGTAATGGACTAAGAAAATTAGTAGAGGTGATAATAGAAAAAGAGGGCTATAATAAAAGTGTTGATGAAATCATGGAAGTTTTACTTGAAATATATGATAAGGAATATGACTATAATTTAAAACCATATGATGGTATAGATAAATTGCTTAATCATTTAACTGTAAGTGGTATCAAATTTGCAGTGGTTACTAATAAGGATGAGGATTTAGCTATAAAATCTTGTAAAATAGATGAACTTAAATCATATAATTTCTATAAAATAATAGGAGTAAATCCAGAAAAAATACATGAAAGAAAACCATCTAATATAAATGTTTTAAGACTTAGAGATGAATTAGGTTTAAAAAATGAAGATATACTTTTTGTAGGAGATATGTTGGTTGATAAAGAAACAGCTAAAAATTCTGATGTTGATTTTATTTACTGTAACTGGGGCTTTGGTAAGGTTAAGGGAGAAAAAGGCATAGATGAAAAACTTTGTGTAAGTACAGTAGATGAAATAATAGAAAAGTATCTATGA
- the polA gene encoding DNA polymerase I, whose protein sequence is MKKILILDTSAIMYRAYFALMNFRNSNGEPVGAILGFIRQLELALSYFAPEYVISAKDVKRNELKRREIYAEYKENRSGMPDELVAQLDAIDSVLEGYGIPIIKIPSYEADDVIASITNKYSKDYEIIILTGDKDLAQLINPNASVALLGKKEENEPYKILKNDEDVIEYLGVKSSQIRDLFGLIGDSSDGIPGVAGIGPKTGSKLIAEYDNIDNIYANIDNIKGALQKKLIESKDLAYISKELATVFDELEIDLNIEDAKIKEKDFDKLSEVYLKYELRKEYEKLIKDKPKSELKIKEIEHSNLHDFITKINSVNDEIALYIGEEGIAFCDKNEIHYSFDISEELGNLFEKGISIRDINDNLNVCIYSGKEWKNLGVNFKNYFDILLASFTLGTDKSQKIETMAFDKLGISIEEIDKKVLNKLETSRIIEYRKNRLINITYSIFKLKEVFMDLLEKENQMDMYLEEKEFTDVLIYMEKQGIAINEKYFEKYSLELEKKIKDIEDKIYIESGESFNISSPKQLGEVLFEKMGIEVVKKNKRGYSTDAEVLELLKDRGIKIAELILEYRELVKLKSTYVEPLLKLAINGKIHTTYNQTGTATGRLSSSNPNLQNIPTRTDEGTKIREGFIASKGMKLVSFDYSQIELRVLAEISKDENLINAYKHNLDLHELTARKIFMLKDDEKVSKTQRNIAKVINFSVLYGKTPFGLSKELKITVSDAKLYINTYFKEYPKVRILLDDIIEKAEKDGYVETKFGTRRYVYDINSSNVNIKEQAKRMAVNTVIQGTAANIIKKVMKEIYDKLCNDNFKMLLQVHDELIFEVREDLDLFKEITDIMQNTIIFDDVILKVNGSYGDNWAVLK, encoded by the coding sequence ATGAAAAAAATATTGATATTAGATACTAGTGCAATTATGTATAGAGCATATTTTGCTCTTATGAATTTTAGAAATTCAAATGGTGAACCTGTAGGTGCTATACTTGGGTTTATAAGACAATTAGAACTTGCACTTTCATATTTTGCTCCAGAATATGTAATATCAGCTAAAGATGTTAAAAGAAATGAACTTAAAAGGCGTGAAATATATGCAGAATATAAGGAAAATAGAAGTGGCATGCCCGATGAATTAGTTGCACAATTAGATGCCATAGATAGCGTTTTAGAGGGATACGGTATTCCTATAATAAAAATTCCAAGCTATGAAGCTGATGATGTAATAGCATCAATTACTAATAAATATTCTAAAGATTATGAAATAATAATTCTTACAGGAGATAAAGATTTAGCCCAGCTTATAAACCCTAATGCTTCTGTTGCACTTTTAGGTAAAAAAGAAGAGAATGAACCATATAAAATATTAAAAAACGATGAAGATGTAATTGAATATTTAGGTGTTAAATCTTCTCAAATTAGAGATTTATTTGGACTAATAGGTGATAGTAGTGATGGTATACCAGGAGTTGCAGGTATAGGACCTAAAACAGGATCTAAATTAATAGCAGAATACGATAATATAGATAATATTTATGCAAATATAGATAATATCAAAGGTGCTTTACAAAAGAAATTAATAGAATCAAAAGATTTAGCATATATTAGTAAAGAATTAGCAACTGTATTTGATGAGCTTGAAATAGACTTAAATATAGAAGATGCTAAGATTAAAGAGAAAGATTTTGATAAACTTTCAGAAGTATATTTAAAGTATGAGTTAAGAAAAGAATATGAAAAATTAATTAAAGATAAGCCTAAGAGCGAACTTAAAATTAAGGAAATAGAACACTCTAACTTGCATGATTTTATAACTAAAATTAATAGTGTTAATGATGAAATCGCACTCTATATCGGAGAAGAGGGAATAGCTTTTTGTGATAAAAATGAAATTCACTATAGCTTTGATATTTCAGAAGAACTAGGGAATCTTTTTGAAAAAGGTATAAGTATTAGAGATATTAATGATAATCTTAATGTGTGTATATATTCAGGTAAGGAATGGAAAAATTTAGGAGTTAATTTTAAAAACTATTTTGATATTTTACTTGCAAGTTTTACATTAGGTACTGATAAATCACAAAAAATAGAAACTATGGCATTTGATAAACTAGGAATTTCTATAGAAGAAATAGATAAAAAAGTATTAAATAAACTAGAGACAAGTAGAATAATAGAGTATAGAAAAAATAGGTTGATAAATATAACATATTCTATTTTTAAATTAAAAGAAGTATTCATGGATTTACTTGAAAAAGAAAATCAAATGGATATGTACTTAGAGGAAAAAGAATTTACTGATGTTTTAATATATATGGAAAAACAAGGAATAGCTATAAATGAAAAATATTTTGAAAAATATAGTTTAGAACTTGAAAAAAAGATAAAAGATATAGAAGATAAAATATATATTGAAAGTGGAGAAAGCTTTAATATTTCATCGCCTAAACAATTAGGAGAAGTCTTATTTGAAAAAATGGGTATAGAGGTAGTTAAAAAGAATAAAAGAGGTTACTCAACTGATGCAGAAGTACTTGAATTATTAAAAGATAGAGGTATTAAAATAGCTGAGTTAATACTTGAATATAGAGAACTTGTAAAACTTAAATCAACATATGTAGAACCTCTATTAAAACTTGCAATAAATGGTAAAATACATACTACATATAATCAGACAGGTACGGCTACTGGAAGATTATCATCTAGTAACCCTAATTTACAAAATATTCCTACAAGAACTGATGAGGGAACAAAAATTAGAGAGGGATTTATTGCATCTAAAGGTATGAAATTAGTATCTTTTGATTACTCACAAATAGAATTAAGAGTACTAGCTGAAATATCTAAAGATGAAAATTTAATAAATGCTTATAAACATAATTTAGATTTACATGAATTAACAGCAAGAAAAATATTTATGTTAAAAGATGATGAAAAAGTAAGTAAGACACAGAGAAATATAGCTAAAGTAATAAACTTTTCTGTACTTTATGGTAAAACTCCTTTTGGATTATCTAAAGAACTTAAAATTACAGTTTCAGATGCAAAATTATACATAAACACATATTTTAAAGAATATCCTAAAGTAAGAATATTACTTGATGATATTATAGAAAAGGCTGAAAAAGATGGTTATGTTGAAACTAAATTTGGTACAAGAAGATATGTTTATGATATTAATTCATCTAATGTAAATATAAAGGAACAGGCAAAAAGAATGGCAGTAAATACTGTAATTCAGGGAACAGCTGCAAATATTATAAAAAAAGTAATGAAAGAAATATATGATAAATTATGTAATGATAACTTTAAAATGTTACTTCAAGTACATGATGAATTAATATTTGAAGTTAGAGAAGATTTAGATCTTTTCAAAGAAATAACTGATATTATGCAAAATACTATTATCTTTGATGATGTAATATTAAAAGTAAATGGAAGTTATGGAGATAATTGGGCAGTTCTTAAGTAA
- a CDS encoding thioredoxin family protein, which produces MATFKEYLRFTDEIEYMDNQIRLLGEVSLSEEKQEELSNVEKEIKLLVFAHPKCPDCSIVIAVLEAMRKFIPNIDVDYRKRSEDKELLLKYSPEGKIPALFLIDGIKVTKVFSEYPEVIKKDIENDELEKEKFHKGIHNDKIYEQIFRYLR; this is translated from the coding sequence ATGGCAACATTTAAAGAATATTTGAGATTTACAGATGAAATAGAATATATGGATAATCAAATAAGATTATTAGGAGAAGTAAGTTTATCAGAGGAAAAGCAAGAAGAATTATCAAATGTAGAAAAGGAAATTAAATTACTTGTTTTTGCACACCCTAAATGTCCAGATTGTTCTATAGTAATAGCTGTTCTTGAGGCTATGAGAAAATTTATTCCTAATATTGATGTGGATTATAGGAAAAGAAGTGAAGATAAGGAATTATTACTTAAGTATAGTCCAGAGGGTAAAATACCAGCTTTATTCCTTATAGATGGTATTAAAGTTACAAAAGTATTTTCAGAATATCCTGAGGTTATAAAAAAAGATATAGAAAATGATGAGTTGGAAAAGGAAAAATTCCATAAAGGAATACATAATGATAAAATATATGAGCAAATATTTAGATATTTAAGATAG
- a CDS encoding ABC transporter ATP-binding protein, protein MKNKNYLFEFFKFTKKAKREYIIGLIALVIGMISEVVAIKLIAVAFDEKIEKLDVNKIFYFVGMIALIYVTLKIIEAITLIYRKKILQMAANIVYTNIQILIYNHVQRLPIKYFDDMPAGSVLSKITSDVKAIRNFFTETLLSILVVLFQLVIIYSVMLYINWRLSLLLLIYIPIIIILQKYNKNLTYNYSSDLRKYNSICNGKANEMCQNLEIVTAFNNQEELLKDWEKSAEKRYKCDRILTLLETIISHNIFDFLTKLTQLTIIFYYIYSATFNLGLITAGDTLVFIFYISNIVNGLSNFTVNLSLYSKAKGSAKNIFELLKLDIEDEENLIKPEKIDGNIKFENVYFAYDDKYVLKDINLEIKENHTVAFVGHTGSGKSTIMNLLVKFYKNQKGKIEISGLDIKDIDTYTLRENIAIVLQDSFLFEGTIGDNVSSDKEIAEKSIEMVGAKYLLDERGIDGLVMQDGSNFSTGEKQLISFARALAKNPKILILDEATANVDSKTEQIIQHGIEILKKNRTTLIIAHRLSTIRNVDKIFVLDKGEIVESGNHNDLVKLNGIYAKMLKLNNSK, encoded by the coding sequence ATGAAAAATAAGAACTATTTATTTGAATTTTTTAAATTTACTAAAAAGGCTAAAAGAGAATATATTATAGGATTAATTGCATTAGTAATAGGCATGATTTCAGAAGTTGTAGCTATAAAATTAATAGCAGTTGCTTTTGATGAAAAAATAGAAAAACTTGATGTAAACAAAATATTCTATTTTGTAGGAATGATAGCATTAATATATGTTACTTTAAAAATAATTGAAGCAATAACTTTAATATATAGAAAGAAAATTTTACAAATGGCAGCCAATATTGTATATACTAATATACAAATTTTAATATATAATCATGTACAAAGGTTACCTATTAAATATTTTGATGATATGCCAGCTGGTTCAGTGCTTTCTAAAATTACATCTGATGTAAAGGCTATTAGAAATTTTTTTACTGAAACTTTACTTTCTATATTAGTAGTATTATTTCAATTGGTTATAATTTATTCAGTAATGCTGTATATAAATTGGAGATTATCTTTACTTTTATTAATATATATCCCTATTATAATAATATTACAAAAATATAATAAGAATTTAACATATAATTATTCAAGTGATTTAAGAAAATATAATTCTATTTGTAATGGTAAAGCTAATGAAATGTGTCAAAATTTAGAAATAGTTACAGCATTTAACAATCAAGAAGAGTTACTTAAAGATTGGGAAAAATCAGCTGAAAAAAGGTATAAATGTGATCGTATTTTAACTTTATTAGAAACTATTATTAGTCATAATATATTTGATTTTTTGACAAAATTAACACAACTAACCATAATATTTTACTATATTTATTCTGCAACATTTAATTTAGGATTAATAACGGCTGGAGATACACTGGTCTTTATTTTCTATATTTCAAATATAGTAAATGGATTAAGTAATTTTACGGTTAATTTATCACTTTATTCAAAAGCAAAAGGTTCTGCTAAAAATATTTTTGAATTATTAAAATTAGATATAGAAGATGAAGAGAATTTAATTAAACCTGAAAAAATAGATGGTAATATTAAATTTGAAAATGTATATTTTGCATATGATGATAAGTATGTTTTAAAAGATATTAATTTAGAAATTAAAGAAAATCATACTGTAGCCTTTGTTGGTCATACAGGTAGTGGGAAATCTACAATTATGAATTTATTAGTTAAATTCTATAAAAATCAAAAAGGTAAAATTGAGATATCAGGTTTAGATATTAAAGATATAGACACATATACATTAAGAGAAAATATTGCTATAGTATTACAAGATTCTTTCTTATTTGAGGGAACTATAGGTGATAATGTATCAAGTGATAAAGAAATTGCTGAAAAATCTATTGAAATGGTAGGAGCAAAATATCTACTTGATGAAAGAGGTATAGATGGTCTGGTAATGCAAGATGGAAGTAATTTTTCTACTGGAGAAAAACAATTAATTTCTTTTGCAAGAGCATTAGCTAAAAATCCTAAAATATTAATATTAGATGAAGCGACAGCTAATGTAGATAGTAAAACCGAACAAATTATACAACATGGTATAGAAATACTTAAGAAAAATAGAACTACATTGATAATTGCACATAGATTGTCAACTATTAGAAATGTTGATAAAATATTTGTATTAGATAAAGGTGAGATTGTAGAAAGTGGAAATCATAACGATTTAGTTAAATTAAACGGTATATATGCTAAAATGCTTAAATTAAATAATTCTAAATAA
- a CDS encoding ABC transporter ATP-binding protein produces MINKLLWDRKWRLLFVAILNFIIMLFTILPLDYLGEIVDGVNNKTMSTAEIKYRVLLMILMAIAYYIIQGVYEYYVFINYPETVYEIQKTILQKILKQNPQIFKKFSVGEILSRITGDVEEYVAGYFSWGMYCFTRGVLGVLIIFIFILFKIDLIFVVLINVPYLLATYIIISQKEKYDNLYVEMTKNFDDISDKTLESIKGVRVVRSYNMLPKLSAEFKNNILKYATSHLNYSLRSIWSHGINILAVGFSYFSLIIYGYYQYIHGNITFGTIISVSLIMFLMPWPYTVFASYFISRFDMKLGYDRIKDILDLEDDNLINENGKKLKFSDKIEFRNFSFSYDDKPTLKNINLVINKGETIGIVGKTGSGKTTLIKQLLRFYENSKNIFIDNVPIQEYNLVSLRENFGYSPQEYFIFSKTIKENILFDRKIEERLEYALEVADLNKDIKGFKKGVDTLVGENGVSLSGGQKQRLSIARAIISNPEILIFDDSLSALDIKTEKNIIKRLNENRKGKTNIIVSHRISSVINADKIIILSEGKIEKTGTHEELLLSSKWYKELYDYQNKEEVEVYEK; encoded by the coding sequence ATGATAAATAAATTACTTTGGGATAGAAAATGGCGATTACTTTTTGTCGCTATATTAAATTTTATAATAATGTTATTTACAATATTACCATTAGATTATTTAGGGGAAATAGTAGATGGTGTAAATAATAAAACTATGAGTACAGCTGAAATAAAATACAGAGTTTTATTAATGATTTTAATGGCTATAGCCTACTATATTATACAAGGGGTTTATGAATACTATGTTTTCATAAACTATCCAGAAACTGTGTATGAAATTCAAAAAACTATATTACAAAAAATACTTAAACAAAATCCTCAAATATTTAAAAAATTTAGTGTTGGAGAAATATTAAGTAGAATTACAGGAGATGTGGAAGAATATGTAGCTGGATATTTTTCCTGGGGGATGTATTGTTTTACAAGAGGGGTATTAGGTGTATTAATAATTTTTATATTCATATTATTTAAAATAGATTTAATATTTGTGGTTTTAATAAATGTTCCATATTTATTAGCAACGTATATTATAATCTCGCAAAAAGAAAAATATGACAATCTTTATGTTGAAATGACTAAAAATTTTGATGATATTTCTGATAAAACACTTGAAAGTATTAAAGGTGTAAGAGTAGTTAGGTCATATAATATGTTGCCTAAATTATCAGCTGAATTTAAAAATAATATTTTAAAATATGCTACTTCACATTTAAATTATTCACTTAGAAGTATATGGAGTCATGGAATTAATATACTTGCTGTAGGATTTTCATATTTTTCTTTAATAATTTACGGCTATTATCAATATATTCATGGAAATATTACTTTTGGTACAATAATATCAGTTTCCCTTATAATGTTCCTAATGCCTTGGCCATATACTGTTTTTGCAAGTTATTTCATTAGCCGTTTTGATATGAAACTTGGATATGATAGAATAAAAGATATACTTGACTTAGAAGATGATAATTTAATTAATGAAAATGGTAAAAAATTAAAATTTTCAGATAAAATAGAATTTAGAAATTTTTCTTTTTCATATGATGATAAACCTACACTTAAAAATATTAATTTAGTAATAAATAAAGGTGAAACTATAGGAATAGTTGGTAAAACTGGAAGTGGAAAAACTACATTAATAAAGCAATTATTAAGATTTTATGAAAATAGTAAAAATATATTTATAGATAATGTTCCAATTCAGGAATATAATTTGGTTTCTTTAAGAGAAAATTTTGGTTATTCTCCTCAAGAGTATTTTATTTTTTCTAAAACTATTAAAGAGAATATATTATTTGACAGAAAAATTGAAGAAAGATTAGAATATGCTTTAGAAGTAGCAGATTTAAATAAGGATATTAAAGGATTTAAAAAAGGTGTTGATACTCTTGTTGGAGAAAATGGAGTTTCACTATCTGGAGGACAAAAACAAAGATTATCTATAGCAAGGGCAATAATAAGTAACCCTGAAATATTAATATTTGATGATTCACTTTCTGCATTAGATATTAAAACAGAAAAAAATATTATTAAAAGGTTAAATGAAAATAGAAAAGGTAAAACTAATATTATTGTTTCACATAGAATAAGTAGTGTTATTAATGCTGATAAAATAATAATATTATCAGAGGGTAAAATAGAAAAAACAGGAACTCATGAGGAATTATTACTTTCTTCAAAATGGTATAAAGAGCTATATGACTACCAAAATAAGGAGGAGGTAGAGGTTTATGAAAAATAA